The DNA sequence ggtCTTTGCATGATAAAGCGTATGAAATAACTGTAGTGGTGTCTGGGTTCACATAATGCACGGATGCATATAGAACAAATCACTTTAAACCCTAAGCCTACTAGGACTGCATCCAGTGTACAACACTCTATTCATTACGTTGAAGTGAAGATGTGCAACTATTTGGCTCGTGCAATCATTTTTATAAGGTTTTTCGAGTGGTGCATTGGTTAGTTTCgatttcattctttttttccttgagaagaacttctagtatgTTCAGAATGTTTAGTCTTGGTATCTCATGAAATGATGaaatcccaacaattatcttAATATTCACTCACTTCTCACTAACATTGCAAGTACTAATCAATAGACGATAATTGGTTTCCATTTCAATATAATTCATTACCGCCGGGCATTTCTAAAGGAAACTTTTGATTCAGCTATCATCCTAATTTCACCAAGAAGTCTGACAAAGCCAGCAGTTTTGTGAATTACTATCCGATATAGTGTAACGGCTATCACATCACGCTTTCACCGTGGAGACCGGGGTTCGACTCCCCGTATCGGAGTAACTTTTTCccattgttttcttctgggCGGAAGAGCAATGAAATAATAGTACGACTAATATAAATTCTGGGTTGGAATTCTTCATACAATTGGTCAAGTGGTTATGCCTTGTCAATGAACCATATTTGTTCAAGACGATATGTTAAACCATGGAAAACTGCCTATACTTGACACGCCGAAATCGATAGTTTCGCTTTCCTAAAAATcgtaatattattttagACATTTTGACACGTTTTGTAAGAGATAAGAagcaagaacaaaaagCGATAAGCATTCAATAGAAAGGGCTCCCAATGTCTCGCAGATTTGATTTAAAGACGATTACTGATCTTTCCGTCCTAGTCGGGACTGGGATAtcattatattatttaGTTAGTCGACTACTCAACGATGTCGAATCAGGACCATTGTCCGGTAAATCAAAAGAATCAAAGGCCAAACAATCCTTACAATGGGAAAAATTGGTGAAAAGATCACCGGCATTGGCAGAGGTAACACTAGATGCATATGAAAGGACTATACTATCTTCCATTGTCACGCcggaagaaataaatattaCATTCCAGGATATTGGTGGTTTAGACCCGCTTATTTCAGATTTGCATGAAAGCGTTATATATCCCTTGATGATGCCAGAAGTATACTCTAATAGCCCTTTACTCCAAGCACCTAGTGGGGTCTTGCTATATGGGCCTCCAGGATGTGGTAAAACAATGTTGGCGAAGGCTCTAGCCAAAGAAAGTGGTGCTAACTTTATCTCAATAAGAATGTCGTCTATAATGGATAAATGGTACGGCGaatcaaacaaaatagTCGATGCAATGTTCTCATTGGCGAATAAGTTACAACCTTGTATAATATTCATTGACGAAATTGATTCATTCCTAAGAGAACGGTCTTCTACAGACCATGAAGTTACTGCAACCTTAAAAGCTGAATTTATGACTCTATGGGATGGTTTATTGAATAATGGAAGGGTTATGATTATCGGTGCTACTAATCGGATAAATGACATAGATGATGCATTTTTAAGGAGATTGCCAAAAAggtttcttgtttctttacCTGGTTCTGACCAACGTTATAAAATATTAAGTGTTCTATTGAAAGAAACTAAACTTGACGAAGACGATTTCGATTTGCAACTAATTGCGGACAATACCAAAGGATTTTCGGGGTCTGACTTGAAAGAGCTTTGTAGAGAGGCGGCCTTAGATGCAGCAAAGGAGTATATAAAACAGAAAAGGCAACTCATCGATAGTGGTACAATCGATGTTAACgataattcttctttgaagatCAGACcattaaaaacaaaagattttacaaaaaaattaaggaTGGATGCTACGAGTACATTGTCATCTCAACCACTtgattaaagaagaaaattggtaaaaaaaaagccttTTACTTATGCATAATTTCATATCACAAATGCTAGTTTTTACCTAATATATACGCAGCATGCTTTTGTACATaacttcttttatttctgcgttataattatatattggttatttttctttggccGCTTTGTAACATGACGGCACTATTCTTTCAGGTTTAGTCATAATCTAAATTCAAAAGgtatgaaaaattcaaacaaTGCTCAACCTTTGATAAATACAAAGCCCCCCGTGAGAGCAATCGATAGAATGACAGATAATCTTCCACAAGAAGGTTTAAGTGGGAGGCAAATAATATACGACGAAGATGGGAAACCGTATGTTAAATTATGCAAAACAACTCAGGATCTTCTGGTCCAGTCAAGCGTGTAATTTTTATTAACAAGTTCTTTATAATAGTTGTCGATCATGTAACACCCTACTTGATTTCCAATATGTGACTGGCAAGATATCGAACGGCCTGAAGAACCTTTCATCCAATGAAACCCTAGCAAATACGGCGGCTTCGACTAACACACCTTCAGATTTAGTACCTGGCTCAAGAACATACAGGAAAATTGACCCTCCTGACGTAGGGCAACTAGGTCGGTCTTCATGGACACTGTTGCATTCTGTAGCTGCCAACTATCCTGCTAAACCTACAGATCAACAGAAGGGGGAAATGAAACAGTTCTTGAATATATTCTCACATATTTATCCCTGCAACTGGTGTGCTAAAGACTTTGAAAAGTATATAAGAGAAAATGCACCACGAGTTGGATCAAGAGAAGAGCTTGGAAGGTGGATGTGTGAAGCTCATAATAAAGTCAATGTGAAATTGAGAAAACCTAAATTTGACTGTGATTTCTGGGAAAAAAGATGGAAGGACGGCTGGGACGAATAAGTACACTCCCAGCGTTTTAAAGAAACGCATAAAGATAATTTATACATATTTACGAATTCTCATGTATATAGTACTTCAAGTGTATTAATTGGTCCACAGTATCACCTTCTTAGGGTTACACTCGagcttttcctttttaaatGACTATGACCTTTTTACTAATATCGTTAAGAGTAAAATTTCtaaatgtaaaaaaatatttaccCAAAATTTATTCCAAGGTAGTTTATTGTTTATAAGAACAGTTGTGTTTACACTTACTGCCTCTGAGTATTTAAGGATTCCCAGTTTCTTGTTCAGAGGTCATTAAGAATGAACTTTTAATTTGCCTCATCGGTAGTATTAACGTCTtctggtgaaaaaaaatctccgCGACGGGGAATTGAACCCCGATCTGGCACGCGACAAGCGCCCATTCTGACCATTAAACTATCACGGAAGTAATACTGTCACGTAGCGAACTTGCTTATCCAAGTGTTAAAGAACTTGCTTATCCAAGTGTTAAAGGGAATTCAGATCTAAACTTAaacttgttcttcttctatttctatatatCACATCTTGGATTGTAGTTTCCTAGAGTGCtagtatttatatatgttgaTTTAATACTGTTTGAGACAATGTGTCTGTTGGAAtgtgttggaatgaaattctaatatcatctatttaatattatattatgatatgcggtgcaagaggatggcataaagattgagaaatagtcatccaatctaatggaagctgaaatgcaaggattgataatgtaatagaataatgaatgacaacatataaaaagaaagaagataaaataataacactatgtagaactatcgattcccttttgtggattcctatatcctcgaggagaacttctggtatattctgtatacctaatattatagcccttagtaacaatggaatcccagcaattatctaattattcacccaattctcaGTGTCTTCGGTCGTTTCAAATGTAATTGGCGATTACCCTTTTAAGTAATCGTTAGCGTTTCATCTGCGACATAGTTATTACTATCAAGGTACGTTATCCAGTTTCAACCATGACAAATACTCTGAGATCTGAAGATCTCAGAGAATATATTTACCGGATATAACTCCAAGAAAACATCACGAACACCGCCCCCCATTGCAACATTTATTTAGTAACAGCCTCACAGTAACTCTTATCAGTATCATTTTATTTGTAAAAAGGGAAAACTGCATCGCATCGACGGCCGTATTAGGAGGCATTTTTGTTGGAACGAGTAGTAATTAATGTGACATGGGTTGCTATGGTAACAATCTAAATGCTTACATCGTATATTAATGTACACCTCGTATCTTTGTTTAAGTGTGATTGCACCTATTGCAGAAGGAATGTCAAACGAGAAGCTCAGACAATACTGAAGCTGAGTTAAAGATCTATTAGTTGAACATAATATGGTAGCTACATATATGAGGAATATGAGTCGTCACATTAATGTATAGCAACTACCGGAATcactattatattggtcatAATTAATATGACCAATCGGCGTGTGTTTTATATACCTCTCTTATATAGTATAAGAAGATCCATACTTGCTCTTCATTAATACTATTGTTAACCTctaattatcaacaatttttgatttttaacTCAAATTGAGCATGCAAGATGTCGATATACTTGCGATTTTATTGcagagaaaaatatgatgagGCAGCGTTGCTTTCACCGAAATTTGCAATAGATGAAAGAACCAACGC is a window from the Saccharomyces paradoxus chromosome VII, complete sequence genome containing:
- the ERV1 gene encoding flavin-linked sulfhydryl oxidase (Flavin-linked sulfhydryl oxidase of the mitochondrial IMS~similar to YGR029W) → MKNSNNAQPLINTKPPVRAIDRMTDNLPQEGLSGRQIIYDEDGKPCRSCNTLLDFQYVTGKISNGLKNLSSNETLANTAASTNTPSDLVPGSRTYRKIDPPDVGQLGRSSWTLLHSVAANYPAKPTDQQKGEMKQFLNIFSHIYPCNWCAKDFEKYIRENAPRVGSREELGRWMCEAHNKVNVKLRKPKFDCDFWEKRWKDGWDE
- the MSP1 gene encoding protein-degrading AAA family ATPase MSP1 (Highly-conserved N-terminally anchored AAA-ATPase~similar to YGR028W), which encodes MSRRFDLKTITDLSVLVGTGISLYYLVSRLLNDVESGPLSGKSKESKAKQSLQWEKLVKRSPALAEVTLDAYERTILSSIVTPEEINITFQDIGGLDPLISDLHESVIYPLMMPEVYSNSPLLQAPSGVLLYGPPGCGKTMLAKALAKESGANFISIRMSSIMDKWYGESNKIVDAMFSLANKLQPCIIFIDEIDSFLRERSSTDHEVTATLKAEFMTLWDGLLNNGRVMIIGATNRINDIDDAFLRRLPKRFLVSLPGSDQRYKILSVLLKETKLDEDDFDLQLIADNTKGFSGSDLKELCREAALDAAKEYIKQKRQLIDSGTIDVNDNSSLKIRPLKTKDFTKKLRMDATSTLSSQPLD